CAACCCCTCATGCCAAGAAAGTACAAAGGATTCCACCTCAGACCGGAATTTCGCATCCAGCTCTCTTACCTGCGGCAAAGACTTGTAATGCTCGAAGTCCTCCTGAAAATCCGGTTTACCTTGCAGCACTTGAATCCAGCTCCACTCAACATCAGCTATATGAAAGAGGGTCTTAAGAATGCTTCCTACACCGCCAGTACGTGTTGCAAGCAGCTCTTCCTCAGAAATATTCTCACACCATTCGTACCATTGTTCACGAACCATCCAGTTATATTGAAAGAATGTTTGCAAAACTAAAACCTCCTTTTAATGGGAACTTAGATGCTTCCGGTACCCCTCCACCTTCTCATCTCTATACCCTAACGATTCATAAAAAATATGCGCTTCCTTCCGCTTCTCACCGGAGACTAAAATGATATATAAACAATCCCTTTCATGGGCCATTTCTTCAATGGCGAGCATCAGTTTTTTGCCAACGCCTTGACGACGGGCCCGTGAGGAAACCACCACATTCTCAATTACCATAAACGGCTTGCAATCCCCAATTAGGTCATGACAAATAATACCCATCAAAGACCCCATCAACTCCCCATCCACAAAAGCGCCCAGCAATATGTACCGACTATCCGCCTTAATTACTTTAAATACTTGTTCCAGTTTATTAGGGTTCGAAGGTTGATTCATCAGCTCTTGATATAACTCACCAAGTTCAGTAAGAGACTCCAATTCTATTTCTTTAATAACGATCATGATTATTCATCCTGCTTTCCTTAATTTATAGACCTTGTTCATACATATACAGCTCACCATTCCGTGGATAAAATATCCGCTTTCCATTATAACCTCTGTGGGCCAGCTGTTGTGCTAATACCTTCATTTTCATATTCCACTATTTACGAACCTTCAGCTCAAATTCATCCTTCTGCCCATCCCACTCAACAACGACCTTAATGACAGAGTCCTCCTGTTCAAAAGCCCCGCTCCCGGATCTCTCGGACTTCAACTCACTCCTTACACCCTTAGCGTCTGTTAAGGTTCTACTACCTCGCCCTGCTGTTCCTTCATAACTATATTTAAAGTCCTGTATCGTATCCAGATCTGATTGTTCCCCTTTATACTTAAGCTCCAATGTAGAATGCTGTGAAGTTTCATAATCAGCTCTTTCGCCTTTTTTATCGATGAACTTCTCTGTTGCCTTTTGTACATATTCTGCCGACCACACTTCCCCTTCACCTGTAAAGGTATAGTTATGCTTATAAGTAGTGGTATTGCAAGCAGCAAGAAGAAATATCATCATCCCAGACAGCACCAGCGTACGCAGCTTCTTAATCATCATGGGTTCCTCCTGATTCCTAAGATTTTAAATAGTTCAGCACGACTTCAACTCGCTCTTGGGTCGTTAAATCTCCCTCTAATCGCAAAATAGGACATTTCAACGCGGACATCCATTCCTCATGTAGTACCTTGCTTCTGACTTCAACTCCTGCGGTATCATATAAAGCGGCCCATTCCATAAATGTCTGATTCGCTTCGTATTTACTCCCACCTGGTAAAATATTATCACCATATCTCTCGTATTCTCTAGCTTTTAAACGATTTAAACGGATCTCCTGCGGTATCCATAGAAAAATAACCAAGTCAAAACAAGACCGAAGTCCATCCCCCCAGCCGCAAACTGCACCGCTCAGAATCCATGGCTCCTTTTGAGCTAAGTCCTGCTTGAGTCTTGTTAATCTATCGTTGATCTCACGCTGCTTAGTAAATTTATACTTCCAGAAATAGTCATCACTATCCAATTGAACATGAGGCAACACTTTGGCTAATTCCTGACCTAGCGTGCTAGTTCCTACTCCAGATGCACCCATGATGTGAATTCTTCGCATGTATTCCCCCCAGATTAACTTTTCATTTTGGAATATTACTGATCATCCGTAGATAAAAAGCGAATAGTAGCTGTTGTCCCATTCCCTTTAGTGCTATTATAATAAATTTCCCCATCATATTTTTCTACGATGTTAAAGCAAATCATTAACCCTAGACCGGTTCCATTACTTTTCAACGAATAAAAAGGCGTACCAAGCGACTTAACCTCAGCTTCGGACATTCCACTTCCTTGATCGATGATGTTTATCTCGATAAAGTTTTTATTTCTATTCGCTATGACTGAGACGGATTTACCTACACTCGAAGCTTCTAGCGCATTTTTTATAATATTGATAAGTAGCTGCTTAAACTCAATTTTATTAATGGAGATAAAGCAATTTTCTTCTACATTTATAGTGATTTGATTATCAGATAACATAGCATAGGAATGAAGCAACCCCGTAACACTCTGAAGAACATCCTTCACATCCACCCTCTCAAGACTTTCGTCTCCATTTGGTTTTGATAGGGTTAGGAATTGAGAGATAATCTGTTCTACTGTGTTCAATTCATCAATCATTAAGTTGAACTTGCTTTTTTTAAGATCATCAAATGAAGTGTCTTCTTTGAACAATTGCAAAAAACCTCTAACCACTGTTACTGGATTTCTAATTTCATGCGCTACAGCAGCTGTTAACTGCCCTACCATTTTTAACCGTTCGGATTGCTGTAATTGCTCATAATACAGTTGCTGCTTTTTCATTCGTTTGAAGGACAAATGGAAAATAAAAAATAATAACACTTGAACAGCTACTATATTTATAACGTTGCCTACAATATCATGATTTAAATAGATATATAATTCACCTTTATCAATGAAAATGACATAACTAAAAGTAATCACCATTAATATCCCATTTATAATAAAGGAAAAGTAGAACAATTTTAAATCAAAAAATAGAATAGAAAGTGCAGGAATAAGACAAATCAAAATATATGTAGTCCAAGTTTGCGGATATAAAAAGAAAAGAGTGTAAAAGTAAGCAAATCCAAAAAGAATGATGATCTTTCTAAAAGTATGTGTCTCACACTTAGGATAGATCCATAAACAAACAGATAGAAACATTACACACAAAAAATGTACAATATATCCAAAATCAATCCCATTCAACTCTGTTGTAGATAATATTAATCCAGATATCATAAGAACGATGTTTATTAACATTACAATATAATAGATTTTTCGATTCACCTTACTGTAAAACTCTTTCATGAATTCACCACTTCTAAATTAATTTAACTCTTTTCGAAATAATACCTAACTAGAGGCAAAATTTAAGGACACCCACTTGGATGCCCTTTCTACATCTCATACATACATTATTGTAATTATATCAGTCACTTTACTAAAATGGGAATAAATACTTTTAGGCCTAATTAAAATACGATCCCCAGTTCTGTGTTTATGAAAAAACAAATAGACCGCTCTCTCACAAAGCAAAGCAGTCCATTTGTAATATCGCTTTTATTCTATATTCTTAACAATATCTTTAGGGATCCGGCGGGCCATGTCCGTTGCAATAGCTGCTTGGATCACCGCCAGACGCACTAACTCTACCACTTTTTCATTAAAAATACTTGGGATCACATATTGCTCATTGAGTTCATCCGGGTGGACGACGGAAGCAATCGCTTTTGCCGCAGCCAGCTTCATTTCAAGATTTACCGTTTTAGCTCTGCAATCCAGTGCACCACGGAAGATACCCGGAAAACAGAGTACATTGTTGATCTGGTTCGGATAATCACTTCTTCCTGTCGCTAACACGCGAACAAAAGGCTCGGCCAGTTCCGGTTCAATCTCTGGTGTCGGATTAGCCATTGCAAAAACAATGTTATCGCTGGCCATGCTCTTGAGATGATCGACGGATAGAATCCCACCACGTGACACCCCAATAAAGACATCTGCTCCCTGCATAACCTCCGCTAGTCCACCTTCAATTCCTTCCGGATTGGTTACATCAGCAAGCTTCCGCCATTCTTGATTATCATACTGAAGATCTTTTCTAAGAACACCTTCACGATCTACCGCATAGATCTTGCGAGCTCCCGCTGCCAGAAGCATATTACAGATGGACACCCCGGCCGCACCTATACCCACAACGACAATACGAGCATCTTCGATAGATTTATCTACTACTTGAAGTGCATTCAAAAGACCTGCTAAAACTACAACGGATGTACCGTGCTGATCATCATGAAATACCGGAATATCCAGCTCTTCGGCAAGCCGGCGTTCAATCTCGAAACAACGCGGAGAACTGATATCCTCTAAGTTTATCCCCCCGAATCCAGGAGATACTGCTTTTACGATATTAATGATTTCATCCGGATCTTTGGTATTTAAGCATAGTGGAAAAGCATCAATGTCCGCCAATTGCTTAAACAGCATAGCCTTACCTTCCATAACAGGCATAGCCGCTTCAGGTCCGATATCCCCTAATCCTAGCACAGCAGTACCGTCCGTTACGACGGCTACTGTATTTCTCTTCATCGTCAAAGAATAAGCTTTGTTCGGATCTTCGGCAATCGCCGTACACACTCGGGCAACTCCCGGCGTATAGACCAACGATAAATCCTCACGATTTTTGATAGGCATTTTGGGAGTGACTTCAATTTTCCCGCCTAGATGAGCTAGAAACGTTCGATCTGACACATTGACTACTTTGATTCCTGGCATCTTCGATAATATAGACATGATTTCTCCATTCGCGGCGTCTTGCACGTTTATTGTAATATCTCGAGTTGTCACATCCTTACCTGCACGTATCACGTCAATTGCAACGATATCTCCGCCTGCAGTGGCAATTCCTGAAGCAACATCACCAAAAGAAGTAACCGATTTCCGAATTTCGAGCCTGACAATCATCGTTGTTGCAATCGCCATGAATTAGCCTCTCTTTCTTCAACCCTAAGATTTCAAATACACTATACTATACCATTTAAACAAACTTTCATCCTATTGAATAGATCACTTAAGTATTTTTCTTAATATAGTATTCCCTTCGGCACCAGGACCAAATACATCGGGTATCGTAGCGACGGGCAAAACTTGCGTTATATCATAGACAATGACAAGTTGACTGGGCAGAATATATATTATATACATGTCTTACCTATAACGTAGTTGAAGGAGCTTACACTTATGACAGAATCATTTCAAGCATTAGTTGTCGACAAAACAGAATTATCGTTCTCCGTCGCTGTTAAGCCGGTTACCTTAGAAGAACTACCCGCAGGAGAAGTTGTAATTAAGGTTGCATACTCCAGTGTGAACTATAAAGACGGATTAGCCAGTATCCCTAATGGGAAAATTTTAAGATCGTACCCTTTTATTCCAGGCATCGACTTATCCGGTACTGTGATGTCTTCTACAGACGAGCGGTTTCATGAAGGACAGCAAGTCATTGCAACAGGCTATGGTATTGGTGTATCCCACTTTGGTGGCTTTAGCGAATACGCACGTATTCCTGCCGCATGGATCACCCCACTTCCGGAAGGACTTACACTAAGAGAATCTATGATTTACGGTACAGCTGGACTAACTGCTGCCTTGTCCATTCAAGCACTGGAAGACCACAGCTTATCACCGGACAAAGGCAAAGTGCTCGTAACGGGAGCGACAGGTGGTGTGGGCGGATCCGCTATCGCCATGCTCGGCGCTAAAGGCTATAGTGTAGTGGCCAGCACTGGTAACGCCGAAGCTAGTAATTACCTGAAGGCTCTTGGTGCGGAAGAAATTATTTCTCGCGAAGAAGTTATTGGCGGTTCAACCAAGCCTTTAGAAAAGCAACTATGGCAGGCTGCTGTAGATTCTGTTGGCGGAGACTCGCTTGCTGCTATCTTGAGTAAAATCTCCTACAGAGGTTCTGTAGCTGCTAGTGGCCTAACCGGAGGCATATCTATTCCAACTACCGTCCTTCCGTTTATTCTTCGGGGAGTGAACCTACTCGGTATTGATTCCGTAGAATGCCCTGCTGAGCTTCGCGAAAAGGTATGGGCACGGATGGCGACCGATCTGAAGCCTGCACAGCTCGAGAACCTTGTAGATCGTGAAGTAACCTTAAATGAATTGCCGCAGGCATTGAACGATATTCTGAAAGGAAACATCCAAGGCAGAGTGCTTGTCCGTTTATCTTAAGCCTACTAACGAAACCTCCCGAGAGAATTAATCTCGGGAGGTTTTTTGTTGTTACTCTTGGTTATTCGAATATTGATATTGCGGCTGTTGTTGTACATAAGGCTGTTGCCGATAGTGCTGTTCATAGCCTTGATTGTAATATCCTTGCATTGGGTAAGGCTGATACGCAAATGCCTGTGTAGCTTGGGGCATTTGTGAAGCAATAGGTATGGGTTGAGCTTGCATATGAGCGTATGGCTGCATGTTTGGATGCATATTTGGTTGCATGTTCGGTTGCATATTAGGTTTCATATAAGGAGCCATGTTAGGAGCCATATTGCTGACCCCCTGTACTTTATCTTCCTCACAGCAGTCAGCGGGTGGACCGATAAAGGTTCCAGGTTTAATTGGAGCTAAGGC
This window of the Paenibacillus sp. FSL R10-2734 genome carries:
- a CDS encoding DinB family protein translates to MQTFFQYNWMVREQWYEWCENISEEELLATRTGGVGSILKTLFHIADVEWSWIQVLQGKPDFQEDFEHYKSLPQVRELDAKFRSEVESFVLSWHEGLERNIFEDHLADGRIMTDAWGEVMRHVIAHEIHHVGQLSVWAREIGKQPVSANVIGKGLIDSLPSTSH
- a CDS encoding HAMP domain-containing sensor histidine kinase; translated protein: MLINIVLMISGLILSTTELNGIDFGYIVHFLCVMFLSVCLWIYPKCETHTFRKIIILFGFAYFYTLFFLYPQTWTTYILICLIPALSILFFDLKLFYFSFIINGILMVITFSYVIFIDKGELYIYLNHDIVGNVINIVAVQVLLFFIFHLSFKRMKKQQLYYEQLQQSERLKMVGQLTAAVAHEIRNPVTVVRGFLQLFKEDTSFDDLKKSKFNLMIDELNTVEQIISQFLTLSKPNGDESLERVDVKDVLQSVTGLLHSYAMLSDNQITINVEENCFISINKIEFKQLLINIIKNALEASSVGKSVSVIANRNKNFIEINIIDQGSGMSEAEVKSLGTPFYSLKSNGTGLGLMICFNIVEKYDGEIYYNSTKGNGTTATIRFLSTDDQ
- a CDS encoding acryloyl-CoA reductase — protein: MTESFQALVVDKTELSFSVAVKPVTLEELPAGEVVIKVAYSSVNYKDGLASIPNGKILRSYPFIPGIDLSGTVMSSTDERFHEGQQVIATGYGIGVSHFGGFSEYARIPAAWITPLPEGLTLRESMIYGTAGLTAALSIQALEDHSLSPDKGKVLVTGATGGVGGSAIAMLGAKGYSVVASTGNAEASNYLKALGAEEIISREEVIGGSTKPLEKQLWQAAVDSVGGDSLAAILSKISYRGSVAASGLTGGISIPTTVLPFILRGVNLLGIDSVECPAELREKVWARMATDLKPAQLENLVDREVTLNELPQALNDILKGNIQGRVLVRLS
- a CDS encoding GNAT family N-acetyltransferase, yielding MIVIKEIELESLTELGELYQELMNQPSNPNKLEQVFKVIKADSRYILLGAFVDGELMGSLMGIICHDLIGDCKPFMVIENVVVSSRARRQGVGKKLMLAIEEMAHERDCLYIILVSGEKRKEAHIFYESLGYRDEKVEGYRKHLSSH
- a CDS encoding AAA family ATPase, which gives rise to MRRIHIMGASGVGTSTLGQELAKVLPHVQLDSDDYFWKYKFTKQREINDRLTRLKQDLAQKEPWILSGAVCGWGDGLRSCFDLVIFLWIPQEIRLNRLKAREYERYGDNILPGGSKYEANQTFMEWAALYDTAGVEVRSKVLHEEWMSALKCPILRLEGDLTTQERVEVVLNYLKS
- a CDS encoding NAD-dependent malic enzyme; protein product: MAIATTMIVRLEIRKSVTSFGDVASGIATAGGDIVAIDVIRAGKDVTTRDITINVQDAANGEIMSILSKMPGIKVVNVSDRTFLAHLGGKIEVTPKMPIKNREDLSLVYTPGVARVCTAIAEDPNKAYSLTMKRNTVAVVTDGTAVLGLGDIGPEAAMPVMEGKAMLFKQLADIDAFPLCLNTKDPDEIINIVKAVSPGFGGINLEDISSPRCFEIERRLAEELDIPVFHDDQHGTSVVVLAGLLNALQVVDKSIEDARIVVVGIGAAGVSICNMLLAAGARKIYAVDREGVLRKDLQYDNQEWRKLADVTNPEGIEGGLAEVMQGADVFIGVSRGGILSVDHLKSMASDNIVFAMANPTPEIEPELAEPFVRVLATGRSDYPNQINNVLCFPGIFRGALDCRAKTVNLEMKLAAAKAIASVVHPDELNEQYVIPSIFNEKVVELVRLAVIQAAIATDMARRIPKDIVKNIE